The genome window CGTATCAAAGTATTCATTGAGTAAGTCTTCTGGGGCAGTAATCATCGTGCGGATAAAGTTTAATGCCTTATCCTTAGAACCAGCGAGCGCCAAAAGATCGGCTAGATTTTTTCCTTTATATCCCTTGGCAATACCTAAAATAGACTGAGGCGGAGCATTAAAAAACGGTGCGATCGCACTCATTAATTTTGACCAGTAGGTAATAAACTCAACATATTTATCGGCATCTCGTTCACTATAGCGAGCGATCGCCGCTCTTGTCTTGGCTAATGATTGATGAGCCAGAAAATACTTGCCGTCTGGATGGGGACAAAATGTATGCGGATCACAGGTAAGGTATTCTAAACCGTACTTTTGTAGCTGTAACTCGGCAATAATTGGTCCGAGAAAAATAAACTCGTGGTCAATGGCGCAGAGATTGAACTTAAAACCAGGAGCTTCTTCTGGGATGGCTTCTTCGGTAGTTGCCGCACCACCAGGAACAGGTCGCTTTTCTAACAATAAAACGCTATAACCAGCATTCAATAGATATGCAGCACAGACCAGTCCATTGTGACCAGCACCAATAACGATCGCATCATACGCTTCCATTAAATTTATGCTTCCCTGTTGTGAAATTAAGCGGAATTATTCTAAGTTGAGAATAGCAAAATAAGCCACGTTAAGTTCAAAAATTTCGTTCAAAAATAATATTTCCTCACTCTATAACAATTTAAAGCATTGACGAATATTAATCATCATTTGATGAGTATTGAGCAAAAAATGCGACTTCAACAATACTTTATGTCTTGAGATAGATGCACTATCGCCTAGTTCAATGGTTAACTAATTATTAAATTTTACTCTTGTTTTATTACCTTAGATTTAAAGTAATTAAGAAAAATTTTGATTGATAAATTATAGTGCATTATCTTCAAGAGCAATTTGTCGTTACATGACAATTCCTTTGCTATCATATTGTATACTCATAATTTTAATAATTATTTTCTATATGAATTCTGTAGTTCAAATAATTGAACCTGAGGGTATTTTAGACGGCACTAAAACAGCTGATTTTCAGCATCAGATCGAGCAAAGCGTAGAAAAAGGAGTACATACGATTTTGGTCGATTTCTGCAACGTCACATTTATGGATAGCTCGGGGTTAGGAGCGTTAGTCAAAGCTCTTAAAACGCTTAAGGTCGCCGACGTGCAACTGTTTTTGTGTTCGTTAAACGAGCAAGTAAAGATGCTGTTTGAATTAACTAGTATGGATGATTATTTTCTTATTTTGAGCGATCGCCAAGAATTTACTCAGCAACTTAAACAGCAATCAGTCTTGTCAAGCACGAGCGAGACAATTAGCAATCAGTAATCACTAATTTAATACAGGTTGGCTAATATCTTGTTCTAGCTGCTGTCATATGGCTATTTCTGTTCCTTAGTCATAGTTGTCAATTTCTACTCTACTAGAGCGTTCCTGAGTCGAAAAAACCTCGGCAACGTCCCTCAATTTAAAATTATCGAACGCAATCCCATCTCACGATCCATTTGGTCGAGTTTTTGCTCGCCTAGATTGCGAACGCTTAAAACAGTGTTAATGTTTCTGTAGTTGGATTAAATTAATTAGTGATTTATTACCAGTCAAACACATCCCGTTCTTATGATAGAATTTTAAGCCATTGTGATAACCATAATCATTCTTTTAATCTTTGATTTACAAAATTAACAAAAAGATCAAACGCGATGTCTCTATCGATAGTTTTATCTGTTAGCGCGTATTTTATGACTATATAACTATAGAGGTCGATTAAAAACATCAAAGAGAATGATTGCCCTACTGCGTCATTTTTTGGTCATTTTTAATCTTCATAATTGAGCCAAGTATAAAATTCGTTTAATATTTTTAAATTAGAGCTTGCCATTGTCAAGAGTAATTTAATTTAAGCGAGTAATACTATTTTGTTTAACTTCAAAGTTTTGAAAGCAAAATGTGATTAAAATTACTTATTTAAATTTTTCAGTTTTTCGAGGGAATTATGCAAAAAAACGCTCGCCGATTTATCGTTTTTATGACAGGAATTACGCTAATAATCTTATTCTTTTCTGGTGGTCAGTCAATACAACCAGCTCAATCTTCAGAGCTTATAGCAACACCGACCGCTATTTCATCTTTGCCCGTAGCTTCGCCTGATTCGGAACTGAATGCTTATCCAGCCGAATTACCACCTTTACCTTATGCCTATAACGCACTAGAACAAGCCATTGATGCTCAAACGATGGAATTGCATCACGATAAACACCATGCTAGCTATGTTAAAAAACTTAACGAAGCATTAGAGCAGACTCCTGACTTACAAAACCAAAGTGTAGAAGCCTTGCTGCGCGACCTAGATAGCGTACCAGAAGATATTCGGACAAAGGTACAGAACAACGGTGGTGGACATCTCAACCACACAGTTTTCTGGCAAATTATGAGTCCTGACGGGGGTGGAGAACCAACGGGAGAAATTGCCCAAGAAATTAACGAAACTTTTGGCGGTTTTCCAGAGTTTCAAGAACAATTTAAGCAAGCGGGTGGCGATCGCTTTGGTAGTGGTTGGGTTTGGTTAGTACGCAACCCTCAAGGTCAACTGCAAATCACCAGCACTGCGAATCAAGACAATCCAATCACCGAAGGTCTTTATCCGATTATGGGCAATGACGTTTGGGAACACGCTTATTACCTTAGATACCAAAATCGCCGTACAGATTATTTGAGTAGTTGGTGGGATGTGGTCAATTGGGATGAGGTAAATCGAAGAGCGCAAGCTTCATTACAGATGCAAACTAATCGCTCACTGTAATTTTCTCATCACATTCTAATCACATTTATTGTTGCTGCTAAAACAAATAGTGGCAACATCGATAATGATTTCGCCACGTTTGCATTGCTCAAACCATTGATTAGCTGCGACAGTTAAATAAACTACATCCACATGGCGGATCTTTTGATATCATCTCTTCCAACTCCAGGAAGAGATGCGATCGCTCAATATTAAACAACTTGACCTAAATTAATCGCCAATGCCTTTAATTAAAACTTGTACTTTTTCTAGCTAAAATAGTTGCCAAACAGTTGCCGAAA of Coleofasciculaceae cyanobacterium contains these proteins:
- a CDS encoding STAS domain-containing protein, producing the protein MNSVVQIIEPEGILDGTKTADFQHQIEQSVEKGVHTILVDFCNVTFMDSSGLGALVKALKTLKVADVQLFLCSLNEQVKMLFELTSMDDYFLILSDRQEFTQQLKQQSVLSSTSETISNQ
- a CDS encoding superoxide dismutase, translating into MNAYPAELPPLPYAYNALEQAIDAQTMELHHDKHHASYVKKLNEALEQTPDLQNQSVEALLRDLDSVPEDIRTKVQNNGGGHLNHTVFWQIMSPDGGGEPTGEIAQEINETFGGFPEFQEQFKQAGGDRFGSGWVWLVRNPQGQLQITSTANQDNPITEGLYPIMGNDVWEHAYYLRYQNRRTDYLSSWWDVVNWDEVNRRAQASLQMQTNRSL